Sequence from the Clupea harengus chromosome 20, Ch_v2.0.2, whole genome shotgun sequence genome:
GGTAGTTCTCCTCAATCGTGCTGTACACTAGACTCAGGCTCTGTCTGCACAGTAACTCAGGCGGACCGtagtcttcctcctcctcttcgtcctcctcctcctcatcatcaatCTAGTTATGAATGAAAACAGAGCACTTAGTGAAGACTTTTTCAGacattaattaataaatataaGGTTACATTGAATGATATTATAATTAATAAATATAAGGTTTCAATTGaattatattataattaataAATATTACAAAGGTTACATTGAATAGAAGGTGCATCTCACCCGGCCTTGAACAACCGCCCCCATCTGTTTTTTCAACTTCTTCAGCTGAATATGAGAAATGTATTGTTGGTTCTGTATTTCCCGTCCAGACATCCCAGGACTAAGACCAGACATCACGTGACTGCCAGAGTCATCGTGTCCGTTATCAGCTTGACCATGACCGTTATGATTGGTCCCGAGTATCTCCCCCTCCTGTTCTTGACACCCTCTTTCAGGTAAAGGGTACGAGACACAGAAACTTTGAGGACAGGGAACATTATAGAGGGGGCTTGGACTCGGAACGACGGTCCTGCTGTCACCAGAAACCGGCCTACCTGGAGAATTTGGGGTACAATTGTTCTGGGTTTCTGTCCACGTGGACACAGTGTCTGCGGCAGGTAACGCCGAGAGAGGACACGGAGTAGAAACGTCGGACTGACACGCAGCAGAAGACGAGGAAGGGTCTAGCTGCTCATCCTCTTCCCAAACCGCTCCCAAGTCAGCCACAGATGAAGATGTGCCAAACGCTGAGTTGCCTTGAGCGTCGGTGTGGGCAGAGTTGCCTTGAGCGTCAGTGTGGGCAGAGCTGTAAGGCATGCAAGGGGACTCTGCCGGGTGGTCGAAAAAATCTGTGGTAAAAGTGGTCTCCTTCAAGTCAAGCATGTTTGACTCGTCTGAGAACAACACTGGGTCGATCTCAGACGGACAGTGATAGGGGCTATCAAGGCTGAACGGAGAGGGGACGCTCTCCAAGGAGTCTCTCTGTGAACTACACCCTTCCAACAGAGGCAGCCCCTCACTTCCCAGAGGAACAGAGGACCCTGTGAAGTCTATCTGGTTCAAATCTATCTGGGGCAAATCTCCCACAGATATATTTTGGGGTAAAATCAGTGCAGCTGGCAATGGAACGTGAGATTCACCTTCGAATTGAAggccatctccctctttctctgctcctGCCAGGGCTACACAAACAGGAAGCAAACAAGGCGTTTGGGATGGCTCTATTATCTGTGAACTTTCCACTGTACAACTTTGGCTTGTGTCAGTTGCAAGGGAAGGGAGAATCTGACATTCACCTTGTTGATCTAGAGAATCGTCCTCTTTATCTGACACTGATAGTGCAGTACAAACAACAGCTTCAGAGTCTCTTTCCTCTACACGACTCAAGTCCACAACTTCATAA
This genomic interval carries:
- the LOC116225257 gene encoding uncharacterized protein LOC116225257, which codes for MYLGSAMEDIISLSSGSEGDSDLEVVGCYSDDTKEDARPFLRVDWVPVKPVFIDLSKLRRRRPQRCQLGPYEVVDLSRVEERDSEAVVCTALSVSDKEDDSLDQQGECQILPSLATDTSQSCTVESSQIIEPSQTPCLLPVCVALAGAEKEGDGLQFEGESHVPLPAALILPQNISVGDLPQIDLNQIDFTGSSVPLGSEGLPLLEGCSSQRDSLESVPSPFSLDSPYHCPSEIDPVLFSDESNMLDLKETTFTTDFFDHPAESPCMPYSSAHTDAQGNSAHTDAQGNSAFGTSSSVADLGAVWEEDEQLDPSSSSAACQSDVSTPCPLSALPAADTVSTWTETQNNCTPNSPGRPVSGDSRTVVPSPSPLYNVPCPQSFCVSYPLPERGCQEQEGEILGTNHNGHGQADNGHDDSGSHVMSGLSPGMSGREIQNQQYISHIQLKKLKKQMGAVVQGRIDDEEEEDEEEEEDYGPPELLCRQSLSLVYSTIEENYPEGTLQLLSDFLQPRYYPPPDIMAHLLRGILMDPHCPDVLALEAYALLTRIQM